GGGCGCGAGCACGCGCTGCAACGGAGATTGCAGGCAACGCGGCGGTCGACCTTGCGGAGCTCAGTGCCGCCGTGAGAGGGTCTGTGCGCGCGCGCACGCTGTTCCTCTAGGAGCAGGTGCGAGCCGGGGGCCGGCGAAAGGGAGTCAGATGCTGGGGCAGGGAGGACGACGCATGCGCGCTTGGGCGCTCGCGGCCGGGACGGCCGCACTGCTGGTGGTGGCCGGGGCCGTGGTGCCCGCGACGGCCTCCGCGGCCAACTGCGGGCTGCTGCAGATCGTCTGCAACATCGTGCAGCCGCCCTCGTCCTCGACGGAGGCGGCCCCGTCGCCTGCGCCGACCGGTTCGACCCGCGCCACGCCCTGCGGAGGCCTGCTGCAGCCGGCCTGCCCCCGGCCGCCGCAGTGCCGCGACGGCGCGGACAACGACGGCGACGGCGTCACTGACCTCAAGGACCCCGGATGCGCGAACTCCGAGGACCGCGACGAGAGCACCGACCTCGCGCCGGACGCCAACGGGAAGACGACCTCGAACCCCGACGTCGATCCCCGGCAGTCCGGGCGCCTGTTCGGCTTCAGCTCCACGCTCTCGGCCGAGACGCAGCGCACCGGCATCACGGCCAAGCAGGAGACGGCGCTCATCCGGATGGCGGGCGGCAACGCCCAGCGGATCGCGCTGCTGTGGCACCAGATCGAGCCCCGCCGCGGGCAGATCGACGTCCACGCGCTCGACTGGCTCGACGACCTGTACGCCGACCTGGTCCAGCACGGCATGCGCCCGATCCTGACGGTCGTCGGTGCGCCCGTGTGGGCGTCGGACGACGCGCGCTGCCCGCTCCTGGACTTCTCCTGCGCCATGCGCGCCAGCCGGGAGGACTCCGGCCGGCCGCCGGCGGACATCGCCGCCTACTCGCGGTTCGTGACGATGCTCGCCAAGCGCTTCCCGTGGGCGGCCATCGAGACCTGGAACGAGCCCAACATCAAGTCCTTCTGGCGCACCGCGCGGTGGCCCAACCCCGACCGCATGGCGCGGATGCAGTGCGCGGCCTACGACGCGATCCACGCCCAAGGCGCCACGGGGCCCGTGCTCGCGCCGGGGCTCAGCGCGGTGGTCGGCAACGGCACCCCAGGCCTGCACGAGCCGTACCTGCGCTTCGTGCGGGCGCTCCACAAGGCGATGGGTCGCCGGTGCTGGGACGGCCTCGCCGTGCACCTGTACCCGACCTCCGACGTCGTCGGCGCGGGGAGCAGCACGGCCCGCGGCATGCAGGTGGTGCGCCGCGTCCGGACCGAGGTTGGAGACACGACGCCGATCTGGATCACCGAAGCGGGGGCGTCGACGACGGGCGGGGTCGGAGGCGACCACGGGGACACCCAGCGCACCGAGACCGAGCAGCGCCGCATGCTCCGGGCCTACGTGAACGAGATGCTGACGACGCCGGACGTCGGGGCCGTGATGCTGCACAGCCTCCGCGACTCGCCGACCGTGCAGTCGTCGTCCGGCTTCGCGTACGGCTTCGGCGTCCTCAAGGACTTCGCCGGGCCCTACCCGGCGCCCAAGCCGTCCTACTGCCACTTCGCGAACGTCGCCGGCACGGACTACCCGGGCTGCTGAGCACGCGCGCCGCGGCGCGCTCTGATGGACTGGTGCGTCGATGACCGACCTCCAGGCCGCCATCGCCGCCAACCCGTCCTGGTACCACTCGATCGAGCTCGCGCCCGGCGTGGTGACCCCCGGGCGCGTCGACCTGCGCAAGGTCGCCGACAAGATCCTGCCGGCCGACCTCAGCGGCGTCCGCGCGCTGGACGTCGGCACGTTCGACGGGTTCTGGGCCTTCCAGCACGAGCGGCGCGGCGCGCAGACGGTGGCCATCGACGTCGAGCGCCTCGACGCGGCCGACTGGCCGGCGATCCACCGCGCGCGGCTCATGAAGGCCGCCGAGGAGTTCGACGTCGAGCTGGGCCGCGGCTTCGCCATCGCCAAGGAGGCGCTGAGCTCGAAGGTGCAGCGGATCCCGTGCAACGTGCACGACGTGACGCCTGAGCGGATCGGCGGTCCGGTGGACCGCGCGTTCATCGGCGCGCTGCTGCTGCACCTGCGCGACCCGGTCGGCGCGCTCGAGGCGGTGCGCCGGACGCTCAAGCCCGGCGGGACGCTCCAGGTCCTCGAGCCGATCGACGTCAAGCTCACCCTGCGCCACCCGCGGGCGCCGTTCGCGGGCTTCCAGGTCCTCACGAGCGAGTTCACCTGGTGGTACCCCAACCTCGCGGGCCTGCGCGGCTGGCTCACCACCGCCGGGTTCGTCGACGTGCGCGACCGGCACATCACCCGGCCGCCGGGGCACATGGGCATGGGCGGCATCACGTACGCCGCCCTCACGTGCACGTCGCCCTCCTGAACCCGGTCTTCTGGCCGGAGGTCCGTCGCGGCTCCGAGCGGGTCGCGCGGGAGCTCGCCGACGGCCTGCTGGCGCGCGGCCACCGCGTCTCGCTCATCACGACGCATCCGTCGCTGCGCCGGACGGTCACCGAGGAGGACGGGCTGGAGGTCATCCGCTGCTCGCGCCCGCAGCGCCTCGAGGCGCGGCTCGTGCGCCGGGTCTACGACGACCACCTCACGCACCCGTGGACCGCGCTGCGCGAGCTGCGCCGCGACCCGCCGGACGTCGCCCACGCCCTGCACGTCACCTCGGGCATCGCCGCCGCCCGCCACCGCCACGCGACGGGGACGCCCGCCGTCCTGTCCTACATGGGCATCCCGCACCGCCAGGCCCTCGTGAACCGGCGGCTGCGCCTCGAGCTCACCCAGCGCGCGGTGCGCGGCGCGAGCGCCGTGGTCGCGCTGAGCGACCACGCGGCGGGCGCCTTCGAGCGCTGGCTGGGCGTGGATGACGTCCGGACGATCAACCCCGGCGTCGACCTCGAGGCCTTCGCGCCGGACCCGGCGGCCCGAGCGAGGCAGCCGACCGTCCTGTGCGCCGCGGACCTCGCGGAGCCGCGCAAGCGCGTCGCGCTGCTCGTCGACGCCTTCGCGCTCGTCCGCGAGCAGCTGCCCGAGGCGCGGCTCGTGCTGTCGCGCCCCAAGCGCGACGTCGCGCTGCCCGACGCGCCCGGCGTCGAGGTGCGCGACCTCGACGAGCGCGCCGCCCTGGTCCGGGCCAACCAGGAGGCGTGGGTGGCGGCGCTGCCGAGCGTGGGGGAGGCGTTCGGGCTCGTCCTCGCCGAGGCGCTGGCCTGCGGGACGCCGGTCGTGGCGGCCGACCGCGAGGCACTGCCGGAGGTCGCCGGGGATGAGCGCACGGGCCGGCTGTTCGCGGGCGACGACCCGGGTGCGGTGGCGCGCGCGCTGCTCGAGGCGCTCGAGCTCGCGCGCGACCCCGCGACCGCCGTGGCGTGCCGCCGGCGCGCGGAGCGGTGGGGCACCGAGCGCTGCGCGGACGCCTACGAGGCGCTGTACCGCGAGCTGCTGGGGTGAGCGGCCTGCCGCTTCCCGTACGATCCGCCGCCGCATGGCCAACCCGCTGACGCGCAACTTCCTGCAGGACCTCATGGCCCTGGAGGACTTCCCGGACCCCGTCGTCGAGTTCGGCTCGATGCAGGTCGAGGACGAGCAGGAGGGCGACCTGCGCTCGCTCTTCGCCGGCCGCGACTTCGTCGGCACCGACTTCCGCGAGGGCCCGGGCGTCGACCGGGTCGAGGACCTGCGGGGCCTGACCTTCGGCGACGGGGAGGTCGGCACCGCGATCTGCCTCGACACGCTCGAGCACTGCGCGGACCCGCCCATGGCCTGCCGGGAGCTGGCGCGCGTCACCGCCGACGGCGGCATCTGCGTCATCTCGAGCGTGATGCTCTTCGGCATCCACGGCTACCCCAACGACTACTTCCGCTTCACGCCCGAGGGCTTCCGGACGATGCTCGAGCAGGGCTTCGACGACGTCTTCGTCACGTGGTTCGGCCACGACGGCATCCCGACGTGGGTCTTCGGCGTGGGCGTCAAGGGGCGCAAGCTCGGGCTGAGCGACCGCTCGCAGTTCCCCTCGCTGGTCGAGGAGCAGCGCAAGTACGACGAGGCGCCGGGCGAGCTGCGCGTCGGCGTCATGCGCCACAAGCCCCTCGAGCTGCTGCGCGACGTGGCGCCCGAGCTCGTGCGCCTCGGCCGCGAGCGCGTGCGCAAGCTCCGCTAGCCGCCGGCCGCGGCGGGCCGCCGCCTAGAATCCCCTCCATGGCCGGTCATTCCAAGTGGGCGGGGATCAAGCACAAGAAGGCGATCGTCGACGCCCGTCGCGGCAAGCTCTTCACGAAGCTCGCCCGCGCGATCACCGTCGCCGCGCGCGAGGGCGGCGGCGACCCCGACACCAACGCGGCGCTCGGCCTGGCCGTCCAGAAGGCCAAGGACGCCTCGATGCCCAAGGACAACATCGAGCGCGCGATCGCCAAGGGCACGGGGGCCGGCGCGGACGCCGACGCGATGGAGGCCGTCCTCTACGAGGGCTACGCCCCGGGCGGCGTCGCGCTGCTCATCGAGGCGATGACCGACAACCGCAACCGCACCGGCGCCGACGTCCGCCACCTGCTCTCCAAGCACGGCGGCTCGCTCGGCGAGCCCGGCTCGGTCGCCTACAACTTCGACAAGCGCGGCGTCATCGTCGTCGACGGCGAGCGCTACGACGAGGACGACCTCATGGTCGCCATCGAGGCCGGCGCCGAGGACATCGCGGTCGACGAGGACGTCTTCGAGATCACCACGTCGCCCGGCGACCTCATGACGGTGCGCAAGGCGCTCGAGGAGGCCGACGTCGAGATCCAGTCGGCCGAGGTCAGCCAGGTCCCGAAGGCCACCGTCCCGCTCGACGAGGACGCGGCGACGAAGGTCATGCGGCTGATCGACGCGCTCGAGGACAACGACGACGTCGACACCGTCCACGCGAACTTCGACGTCCCGGCGGACGTCATGGAGCGCGTGGCCGCTGCGGGCTAGTCTCCCCGCCGTCCTGCGCGAGGAGCCGCAGCTCCGGCTCCTCTTCGTCGGGCAGCTCCTGAGCCTCTTCGGCGACCGCCTGGCGATGGTCGCCTGGCCGTTCGCCGTCCTGTCGGTCGGCGGCGACGCCTCCGACGTCGGCCTCGTCGCGGCC
The DNA window shown above is from Conexibacter sp. SYSU D00693 and carries:
- a CDS encoding cellulase family glycosylhydrolase gives rise to the protein MRAWALAAGTAALLVVAGAVVPATASAANCGLLQIVCNIVQPPSSSTEAAPSPAPTGSTRATPCGGLLQPACPRPPQCRDGADNDGDGVTDLKDPGCANSEDRDESTDLAPDANGKTTSNPDVDPRQSGRLFGFSSTLSAETQRTGITAKQETALIRMAGGNAQRIALLWHQIEPRRGQIDVHALDWLDDLYADLVQHGMRPILTVVGAPVWASDDARCPLLDFSCAMRASREDSGRPPADIAAYSRFVTMLAKRFPWAAIETWNEPNIKSFWRTARWPNPDRMARMQCAAYDAIHAQGATGPVLAPGLSAVVGNGTPGLHEPYLRFVRALHKAMGRRCWDGLAVHLYPTSDVVGAGSSTARGMQVVRRVRTEVGDTTPIWITEAGASTTGGVGGDHGDTQRTETEQRRMLRAYVNEMLTTPDVGAVMLHSLRDSPTVQSSSGFAYGFGVLKDFAGPYPAPKPSYCHFANVAGTDYPGC
- a CDS encoding bifunctional 2-polyprenyl-6-hydroxyphenol methylase/3-demethylubiquinol 3-O-methyltransferase UbiG, encoding MTDLQAAIAANPSWYHSIELAPGVVTPGRVDLRKVADKILPADLSGVRALDVGTFDGFWAFQHERRGAQTVAIDVERLDAADWPAIHRARLMKAAEEFDVELGRGFAIAKEALSSKVQRIPCNVHDVTPERIGGPVDRAFIGALLLHLRDPVGALEAVRRTLKPGGTLQVLEPIDVKLTLRHPRAPFAGFQVLTSEFTWWYPNLAGLRGWLTTAGFVDVRDRHITRPPGHMGMGGITYAALTCTSPS
- a CDS encoding glycosyltransferase family 4 protein, whose protein sequence is MHVALLNPVFWPEVRRGSERVARELADGLLARGHRVSLITTHPSLRRTVTEEDGLEVIRCSRPQRLEARLVRRVYDDHLTHPWTALRELRRDPPDVAHALHVTSGIAAARHRHATGTPAVLSYMGIPHRQALVNRRLRLELTQRAVRGASAVVALSDHAAGAFERWLGVDDVRTINPGVDLEAFAPDPAARARQPTVLCAADLAEPRKRVALLVDAFALVREQLPEARLVLSRPKRDVALPDAPGVEVRDLDERAALVRANQEAWVAALPSVGEAFGLVLAEALACGTPVVAADREALPEVAGDERTGRLFAGDDPGAVARALLEALELARDPATAVACRRRAERWGTERCADAYEALYRELLG
- a CDS encoding methyltransferase domain-containing protein, which translates into the protein MANPLTRNFLQDLMALEDFPDPVVEFGSMQVEDEQEGDLRSLFAGRDFVGTDFREGPGVDRVEDLRGLTFGDGEVGTAICLDTLEHCADPPMACRELARVTADGGICVISSVMLFGIHGYPNDYFRFTPEGFRTMLEQGFDDVFVTWFGHDGIPTWVFGVGVKGRKLGLSDRSQFPSLVEEQRKYDEAPGELRVGVMRHKPLELLRDVAPELVRLGRERVRKLR
- a CDS encoding YebC/PmpR family DNA-binding transcriptional regulator, which encodes MAGHSKWAGIKHKKAIVDARRGKLFTKLARAITVAAREGGGDPDTNAALGLAVQKAKDASMPKDNIERAIAKGTGAGADADAMEAVLYEGYAPGGVALLIEAMTDNRNRTGADVRHLLSKHGGSLGEPGSVAYNFDKRGVIVVDGERYDEDDLMVAIEAGAEDIAVDEDVFEITTSPGDLMTVRKALEEADVEIQSAEVSQVPKATVPLDEDAATKVMRLIDALEDNDDVDTVHANFDVPADVMERVAAAG